A genomic window from Winogradskyella sp. J14-2 includes:
- the guaA gene encoding glutamine-hydrolyzing GMP synthase yields the protein MQHNKVLILDFGSQYTQLIARRVRELNIYCEIHPFNKIPSDSDSFKAVILSGSPNSVRGEDVLHPDLSNIRGKKPMLAVCYGAQYLAHFSGGEVAESSTREYGRAHLGYIKPNEDFFENIHEGSQVWMSHSDTIKKLPKGGVLLASTGDVENAAYKIEGENTYAIQFHPEVYHSTDGHQLLQNFLVKIAKVNQDWTPSAFVEETVDELKEKLGNDKVVLGLSGGVDSSVAAMLLHKAIGKNLYCIFVNNGLLRKNEFEDVLHQYEGMGLNVKGVDASARFLDALAGKSDPEEKRKTIGRVFIEVFDDEAHLIQDVKWLAQGTIYPDVIESVSATGGPSATIKSHHNVGGLPDFMKLKVVEPLKALFKDEVRRVGASMNMDSHLLGRHPFPGPGLAIRILGDLTREKVRILQEVDAIFINNLRSWNLYDKVWQAGAILLPVNSVGVMGDERTYEKCVALRAVESTDGMTADWVNLPYEFLQKTSNEIINKVKGVNRVVYDISSKPPATIEWE from the coding sequence ATGCAACACAACAAAGTCCTTATTTTAGATTTCGGATCGCAGTACACGCAGCTTATTGCGCGCCGAGTTAGAGAGTTGAATATCTATTGTGAGATTCACCCATTCAATAAAATTCCTTCAGATTCAGATAGCTTTAAGGCCGTAATTTTATCAGGAAGCCCAAATTCCGTTAGAGGAGAAGATGTACTTCATCCAGACCTTTCAAACATTAGAGGTAAAAAGCCAATGTTAGCTGTGTGCTATGGTGCGCAGTATTTGGCACATTTTTCGGGCGGTGAAGTCGCAGAATCTAGCACCAGAGAGTATGGTAGAGCGCATCTTGGCTATATAAAACCTAACGAAGATTTTTTTGAAAACATCCACGAAGGCAGCCAAGTATGGATGAGCCATAGCGATACCATTAAAAAATTACCAAAAGGTGGTGTTTTACTGGCAAGTACCGGAGATGTTGAGAATGCCGCTTACAAAATTGAAGGCGAAAACACATATGCTATTCAATTTCACCCAGAAGTATACCACTCAACAGATGGACATCAATTACTTCAAAACTTTTTAGTAAAAATTGCCAAGGTCAATCAAGACTGGACACCTAGCGCATTTGTAGAGGAAACCGTCGACGAACTCAAAGAAAAACTTGGTAACGATAAAGTCGTATTAGGTTTGTCAGGTGGTGTAGATTCTTCAGTAGCTGCCATGCTATTGCATAAAGCTATAGGTAAAAATCTGTATTGCATATTTGTAAACAACGGTTTACTTCGTAAAAATGAATTTGAAGATGTACTGCACCAATACGAAGGTATGGGATTAAACGTTAAAGGTGTAGATGCTTCGGCACGCTTTTTGGATGCCTTAGCTGGTAAAAGCGACCCAGAAGAAAAGAGAAAAACTATAGGTCGTGTGTTCATTGAGGTTTTTGATGATGAAGCGCATCTCATACAAGATGTAAAATGGTTAGCACAAGGCACCATTTATCCAGATGTTATAGAAAGTGTTTCTGCAACAGGTGGGCCAAGTGCGACTATAAAAAGTCATCATAATGTTGGTGGTTTGCCAGACTTTATGAAATTAAAAGTTGTTGAGCCTTTAAAGGCATTGTTTAAAGATGAGGTAAGACGCGTTGGTGCTTCTATGAATATGGATTCGCACTTATTAGGTCGTCATCCATTTCCTGGTCCAGGATTGGCAATTCGTATTCTTGGAGATCTAACTCGTGAGAAAGTTCGTATATTACAAGAGGTAGATGCTATTTTTATTAATAACCTGCGCTCTTGGAATTTATACGATAAGGTATGGCAAGCAGGTGCAATATTATTACCAGTAAATAGTGTAGGCGTAATGGGAGATGAGCGTACTTATGAAAAATGTGTGGCTTTAAGAGCTGTTGAGAGTACAGATGGAATGACGGCAGACTGGGTAAATTTACCATATGAGTTTTTGCAAAAGACCTCAAACGAAATTATAAACAAGGTAAAAGGTGTTAATAGAGTTGTCTACGATATCAGTTCTAAACCACCTGCAACAATAGAGTGGGAGTAA
- a CDS encoding T9SS type A sorting domain-containing protein, with amino-acid sequence MKNYIQLLLLVGLIQISFAQNNNEYRIISSNVGSSGSSQTLQTANGTYKVSQSIGQSSVIGTYYNNGYYLRQGYQQPISKLKALKNLTLELRAKVYPNPFSQMLFISFSDFVQRDISIRIFDIKSRVIYTKVFLPAQRIELQIEDISTGTYFLNVSSGEKYFNTKLIKI; translated from the coding sequence ATGAAAAATTACATCCAACTTTTACTGCTTGTAGGCTTAATTCAGATTTCATTTGCTCAGAACAATAATGAGTATCGCATTATAAGCTCTAACGTTGGGAGTAGTGGATCATCTCAGACATTGCAGACGGCAAATGGCACTTATAAAGTGAGTCAAAGTATTGGTCAGTCTAGTGTTATTGGTACTTATTATAATAACGGTTATTATTTAAGGCAAGGGTATCAACAACCCATAAGTAAGCTTAAAGCACTCAAAAATTTAACTCTAGAGCTTAGAGCTAAAGTATACCCCAACCCTTTTAGCCAAATGCTTTTTATAAGCTTTAGCGATTTTGTGCAGCGTGATATCTCTATAAGAATTTTTGATATTAAATCAAGAGTTATTTACACTAAAGTCTTTCTTCCTGCACAACGAATTGAATTACAAATAGAAGATATTTCAACAGGGACTTATTTTTTAAACGTCTCATCTGGTGAAAAATACTTCAATACAAAACTTATAAAGATTTAA
- a CDS encoding outer membrane beta-barrel protein codes for MTNKIIILTIVLLMSISSFCQQLYFGFGTTISSFDYENSQGQPLGNLLSKSKTHYGMGYRQKLNAGNTLFLSLGATYNNYGAIGSESSVDNFFEWDVSYLGLKAGLGVKLFELRDLTFLANASVASEFLIRGTQTINNDVFNLVGEDEFNNNILFFRGGVEMQYPISRSTAIYVEYSYGRSVLINSDENAEKLKLNAHQFGLGFIINLPKCYCSY; via the coding sequence ATGACTAACAAAATAATTATTCTAACCATAGTTTTACTTATGAGTATTTCAAGTTTTTGTCAACAGTTATACTTTGGCTTTGGTACTACCATTTCATCCTTTGACTATGAAAACTCCCAAGGGCAGCCCCTTGGCAATCTATTATCAAAATCAAAAACACATTATGGTATGGGCTACAGACAAAAACTAAATGCAGGTAACACTTTGTTTTTGTCTCTTGGAGCTACATACAATAATTATGGTGCTATTGGCAGCGAGAGCAGTGTAGATAACTTCTTTGAGTGGGATGTCAGTTACCTGGGTTTAAAAGCGGGATTAGGAGTTAAACTTTTTGAACTACGAGATCTAACGTTTTTAGCGAATGCATCAGTAGCCTCAGAGTTTTTAATTAGAGGAACACAAACTATTAACAACGATGTTTTTAATCTGGTTGGTGAGGATGAGTTTAATAATAACATCTTATTCTTTAGAGGAGGTGTAGAAATGCAATATCCTATATCAAGAAGTACGGCCATTTATGTTGAGTACAGTTATGGGAGATCAGTGTTGATTAATAGTGATGAAAATGCCGAAAAACTAAAATTAAACGCACACCAATTTGGTTTAGGGTTTATAATTAACCTGCCAAAATGTTACTGTAGTTACTAG
- a CDS encoding T9SS type A sorting domain-containing protein, whose protein sequence is MKKLVLITSFLSIVLWSDLSAQTTAIPDANFENYLETHAADGTEVAIGDITSMGDGISNNGLVFTNSINTVGLLDVSNLGIEDLTGIEGFIDLENLLCSNNDLSFLDVSSNTNLVSLICGSNSLTDLVVDSNLNLESLNCSDNQIQNLVVTNNIALKSLTASGNQLQGIDVSANTDLSLLNVSNNRIDGELVVSNNTNLESLFCASNQITMLDLSANTLLRNLDVSDNALTNLDLSVINSVVCPDPQTDPVTVCQGFSSINVSRNQLSSLIVANGFNDLVSIFDASNNPDLFCIQIDNGFIPNGWVKDDWTYFTDANCVDIYTYVPDDNFEQALINLGYDDALDNLVLTTNIETVIDLNISNASITSLIGIEDFTALEVLDCNNNTIETIDISNNLALQEIDISNNNLSALDLSVNTSLVIVNCSGNAVEELNIETNTALTVLNCSGNALTALDTSSNLLLTDLDCSMNQVENLNVSFNTALTSLLCNNNNLFALNMSNGNNNVITNFNATNNPNLFCIKVDNVAFANAAAGWQKDAIATYNLDCGTYVPDDNFEQALIDQGIDSDGTLNNFVPTADISGVTVLDVSSLAIEDLTGIEDFVALQDLNCSNNSLISLDLSNNTALQILDCSINQIEALDLTVNIALTSVLCSNNSLRTLNIENGNNASLVVFNTTINPYLFCINIDDAVVGNIPANWQKDDFTVYDGDCFNNRITLIPDAFFEQALIDFGYDDVIDGQVLTANIEHIQTINVSNESISDLTGIQDFQSLIELDCSGNFLDALDVSDMINLERLNCSSNYLLTNDINDANGLLNTTGTVNLVELYCANNNLNNLDTSQNVNLQLLDCADNNLEMLNVSGNIVLRELNCSNNNLSDLDISSNTVLESLNCDSNTLNNLQTVTVNNNTLISLSCVNNNLQNLWVDNYLGLERLNCASNELTQLNTTNNTSLEFLSIGNNQVSDVDLTSNVNLVEALLSQNNLTTLNSNSNTQLEFLNCAFNEIVNLDLSSNILLKSIKCSGNQLSTLDLNNNTNLIEVDASANMLTSVNLGTDLSLLKTLNLSNNQLENDLDLTTIAVSACVFQTNQTEFCPESIAINVSNNLFSFINIQNGINQDVINFSASNNPNLECIQVDDVNNVPAGWIKDEATSYGEDCNFGETYVPDDNFEQALIDLGYDSGPLNDYVLTANIEGVLALDVSGNNIAELTGLEDFLALENFNCSSNAISEIDLSSNTNLFVLDCSNNQLSSLDVMSNTALLNLNCSNNTISNLDLNNNTNLTDLNIASNDFTDFLPSEVLTLQVFNCDDNAILDLDFQQNQALTSLSCQSNVLETLNVRNTQNTILLNLNAQNNPNLTCIETDTGAIPVGATWTIDTTTQLAIECFFGETYVPDDNFEQALIDFGYDSGPLDDYVTTEAIEEIEFLNISSREISDLTGIEDFLGLLSLDIEDNLIETVDFSNNVLLASLDASDNLLDEIDISVLPNLTTLNVSNNNLSQLNVSGNTSLINLDISNNSITEVEVSILFGLEDFNCAFNMLSSLDLTQNPNLNILFCQSNALAGDQLNLQNGNNENLQIFNATNNPSLGCILVDDPVAVINNEDGTYDNWSKDASASYQIICEDADNDGVPNEDDLCPGTTFGAPVDLFGCEVINLPVDNFSVTITGETCLNSNNGKVTIIAQELYNYTVSLFSEDIIEPTGEDFYQEYDFTNDVEIFNLLAATYQMCITIEEWPNYESCYNVVITEPNPLEVFASRPASNGIIEVDLSGGNVYNVDFNGEGFTTHNSNLELQLQQGENILKIETDLDCQGSYEKRFFYDNQYLIYPNPFQDEIKMYNGIVENEISINVYNSLGQMVLSKVIENKGTDMTLNTDNLRHGVYLLKIRSTSGVSSYKIIKK, encoded by the coding sequence ATGAAAAAACTGGTTTTAATAACGTCATTCTTATCAATTGTTTTATGGTCTGATTTGAGTGCGCAGACAACTGCTATACCAGATGCAAACTTTGAGAATTACCTAGAAACACATGCGGCAGATGGAACTGAAGTTGCTATAGGTGACATTACAAGCATGGGAGATGGTATTAGTAATAATGGATTGGTTTTTACTAATAGCATCAATACCGTTGGGCTTCTCGATGTTAGTAATTTAGGTATTGAAGATCTTACTGGTATTGAAGGTTTTATAGATTTAGAAAATTTACTTTGCAGTAATAATGACCTGTCTTTTTTAGATGTTTCAAGCAATACAAATTTAGTGTCATTAATTTGTGGCTCTAACAGTCTTACGGATTTAGTAGTGGATAGCAACCTAAATTTAGAATCCTTAAACTGTTCTGATAATCAAATTCAAAACCTGGTAGTAACTAATAATATTGCTCTAAAAAGTCTTACAGCGTCTGGTAATCAGTTACAAGGTATAGATGTTTCTGCTAACACAGACTTATCATTGTTAAATGTGTCTAATAATAGAATTGATGGCGAATTAGTAGTAAGTAATAATACAAATTTAGAAAGTCTGTTTTGTGCATCAAACCAAATTACGATGCTAGATCTTTCGGCAAATACGTTATTAAGAAATCTTGATGTTTCTGATAACGCTTTAACTAACTTAGATTTAAGCGTTATTAACTCTGTAGTTTGCCCAGATCCTCAAACAGATCCAGTAACGGTCTGTCAAGGTTTTTCATCAATTAACGTATCCCGAAATCAATTGTCATCTTTGATTGTAGCTAATGGATTTAATGATTTGGTTTCAATTTTCGATGCTTCAAACAATCCTGATTTATTCTGTATACAAATAGACAATGGTTTTATACCAAACGGATGGGTAAAAGACGATTGGACCTACTTTACAGATGCTAATTGTGTAGATATTTACACCTATGTGCCAGATGATAATTTTGAGCAAGCACTAATTAATCTTGGTTATGATGATGCATTAGATAATTTGGTACTTACTACAAATATTGAAACAGTTATCGATTTAAATATTTCTAATGCTTCTATAACGAGCTTAATAGGTATAGAAGATTTTACTGCACTCGAAGTTTTAGATTGTAATAATAATACAATCGAAACTATTGATATTTCTAATAATCTAGCATTGCAAGAAATAGATATATCAAATAATAATTTATCAGCTTTAGACTTAAGTGTAAATACGTCTTTGGTTATAGTTAATTGTTCAGGGAATGCAGTTGAAGAACTCAATATAGAAACAAATACAGCTTTAACGGTACTGAATTGTTCTGGTAATGCATTGACTGCTTTAGATACAAGCAGCAATTTATTGTTAACCGATTTAGACTGTTCTATGAATCAAGTAGAGAATCTAAATGTTAGCTTCAATACTGCATTAACAAGTCTGTTGTGTAACAACAATAACTTATTTGCTCTAAATATGAGCAATGGTAATAACAATGTAATCACCAATTTTAATGCAACAAATAATCCCAATTTATTCTGTATAAAAGTTGATAATGTTGCTTTTGCAAATGCAGCAGCAGGTTGGCAAAAAGATGCAATAGCTACTTATAATTTAGATTGTGGAACTTATGTGCCAGATGATAACTTTGAGCAAGCACTTATAGACCAAGGTATAGATTCTGATGGAACACTAAACAACTTTGTACCAACTGCAGATATTAGTGGTGTAACGGTTTTAGATGTATCTAGTTTAGCGATTGAAGACTTAACCGGAATTGAAGATTTTGTCGCTCTACAAGATTTAAATTGTTCTAACAATAGCCTTATCAGTCTAGATTTGAGTAATAATACTGCACTACAAATTTTAGATTGTTCTATTAACCAGATAGAAGCTTTAGACCTTACAGTAAATATAGCTTTAACTTCAGTTCTTTGTAGTAACAATTCCCTAAGAACTTTAAATATCGAAAATGGTAATAACGCTTCACTAGTAGTGTTTAATACTACAATAAATCCCTATTTATTCTGTATAAATATAGATGATGCTGTTGTTGGTAATATTCCTGCAAACTGGCAAAAAGATGATTTTACGGTTTACGATGGAGACTGCTTTAACAATAGAATTACACTGATACCTGATGCTTTTTTTGAACAAGCTTTAATCGATTTTGGTTATGATGATGTTATTGATGGGCAAGTACTAACTGCTAACATAGAGCATATACAAACTATAAATGTCAGCAATGAGAGTATATCAGATCTTACGGGAATACAAGATTTTCAATCTTTGATTGAGTTAGATTGTAGTGGAAATTTTTTAGATGCTTTAGATGTTAGCGATATGATAAATTTAGAGCGTTTAAACTGTAGTTCTAATTATTTACTTACCAATGATATTAATGATGCAAATGGGTTGCTCAATACTACAGGTACTGTAAATTTAGTAGAACTCTATTGCGCAAACAACAATCTAAATAATCTTGATACTTCACAGAACGTCAATTTACAATTATTAGACTGTGCCGATAATAACTTAGAAATGCTCAATGTTTCTGGCAATATTGTATTGAGAGAGTTAAACTGTTCTAATAACAACTTATCAGATTTAGATATTAGTAGTAATACGGTTTTAGAAAGCCTTAATTGTGATAGTAATACATTAAATAATTTGCAAACAGTAACAGTAAATAACAATACATTAATAAGTCTAAGTTGTGTTAACAATAACCTACAGAATTTATGGGTTGATAATTATTTAGGATTAGAAAGGTTAAATTGTGCATCTAATGAATTAACACAACTTAACACTACCAATAACACTTCATTAGAGTTTTTATCAATAGGAAACAACCAGGTTTCTGATGTAGATCTAACAAGTAATGTTAACTTGGTTGAGGCTTTATTATCGCAAAATAATTTAACGACACTTAATAGTAATTCTAATACGCAATTAGAGTTTTTAAACTGTGCTTTTAATGAAATTGTAAATCTCGATTTAAGCTCAAATATATTACTTAAATCTATAAAGTGTTCTGGAAACCAATTAAGCACCTTAGACTTAAATAACAATACTAATCTAATAGAAGTTGATGCCAGCGCCAATATGTTAACGAGTGTAAATTTGGGCACAGATTTAAGCTTACTAAAAACATTAAATTTAAGTAACAATCAACTCGAAAATGATTTAGATTTAACTACAATTGCTGTTTCGGCTTGTGTTTTTCAGACAAATCAAACTGAATTTTGTCCAGAAAGTATTGCTATAAATGTATCCAATAATTTATTTAGTTTTATCAATATTCAAAACGGAATCAATCAAGATGTTATAAACTTTAGTGCATCTAATAATCCTAATCTAGAATGTATACAAGTAGATGATGTTAATAATGTTCCTGCAGGATGGATAAAAGATGAAGCAACATCTTACGGCGAAGATTGTAACTTTGGCGAAACCTATGTGCCAGATGATAATTTTGAGCAGGCACTCATAGACTTAGGGTACGATTCAGGACCTTTAAACGACTATGTGCTTACTGCAAATATTGAAGGTGTCTTAGCCTTAGATGTAAGCGGTAATAATATTGCAGAGTTAACTGGACTAGAAGACTTTTTAGCTTTAGAAAATTTTAACTGTTCGTCTAATGCCATTTCAGAAATAGATTTAAGCTCTAATACTAATTTGTTTGTTCTAGATTGTTCTAACAACCAACTATCAAGTTTAGATGTAATGAGTAATACAGCTTTATTAAATTTAAATTGCTCAAATAATACAATTAGCAATCTAGATTTAAACAATAATACAAACCTTACAGACTTAAATATTGCATCGAATGATTTTACTGATTTTCTTCCAAGTGAAGTGCTAACACTTCAGGTTTTTAATTGCGATGATAATGCTATACTAGATTTAGATTTTCAGCAAAATCAAGCGCTAACAAGTCTTAGTTGTCAGTCCAATGTATTAGAAACGCTTAATGTAAGAAACACTCAAAATACAATCTTATTAAATCTAAATGCGCAAAACAACCCTAATCTTACTTGTATAGAAACAGATACAGGTGCAATACCAGTTGGTGCAACTTGGACTATAGATACTACAACGCAGTTGGCAATAGAATGTTTCTTTGGTGAAACTTATGTGCCAGACGATAATTTTGAACAAGCTTTAATAGATTTTGGATACGATTCTGGTCCATTAGATGATTATGTTACCACAGAAGCTATAGAAGAAATTGAATTTTTAAATATAAGCTCAAGAGAAATTTCAGACCTTACAGGAATTGAAGATTTTCTTGGCTTGCTGAGTTTAGATATTGAAGATAATCTTATTGAAACTGTAGATTTTAGTAATAATGTGTTATTGGCTAGCCTTGATGCTTCAGATAATTTATTAGATGAAATAGATATTTCGGTCTTACCAAACCTCACAACTTTAAATGTTTCAAATAATAATCTTTCACAACTTAATGTTAGTGGCAATACGAGTCTAATCAACCTCGATATATCTAATAATTCTATTACAGAGGTAGAAGTATCTATATTATTTGGTTTAGAAGATTTTAACTGTGCATTCAATATGTTAAGTAGTTTAGATCTTACACAGAATCCAAACCTAAATATCTTGTTTTGTCAATCTAACGCTTTGGCTGGTGATCAACTTAATCTTCAGAATGGTAACAATGAAAACCTACAGATTTTTAATGCTACAAACAACCCTAGTTTAGGGTGTATTTTGGTGGATGATCCTGTAGCAGTAATTAATAATGAAGATGGTACTTACGATAATTGGAGTAAGGATGCTTCAGCGAGTTATCAAATTATTTGCGAAGATGCAGATAATGATGGAGTACCAAATGAAGATGACCTTTGTCCTGGTACAACGTTTGGTGCACCTGTAGATTTATTTGGTTGTGAAGTAATCAATTTACCAGTTGATAATTTCTCGGTAACCATAACTGGCGAAACCTGTCTTAATAGTAATAATGGTAAAGTAACTATTATTGCACAAGAGTTATATAATTATACAGTATCGCTTTTTAGTGAAGATATTATTGAACCAACAGGTGAAGATTTTTACCAAGAATACGATTTTACCAACGATGTAGAAATTTTTAATCTTTTGGCAGCCACTTACCAAATGTGCATTACTATTGAAGAATGGCCAAACTATGAGTCTTGTTATAATGTAGTGATAACAGAGCCAAATCCACTTGAGGTTTTTGCCAGTAGACCAGCTTCGAACGGTATAATTGAGGTTGATTTGTCTGGTGGTAATGTTTACAACGTCGATTTTAATGGTGAAGGATTTACTACCCATAACTCAAATTTAGAATTACAATTACAACAAGGTGAGAACATTTTAAAAATAGAAACAGATTTAGATTGTCAGGGCAGTTATGAAAAACGATTCTTTTATGATAATCAATATCTAATATACCCAAATCCCTTTCAAGATGAAATAAAGATGTATAACGGTATAGTAGAGAATGAGATAAGTATTAATGTTTACAATAGTTTAGGGCAGATGGTTTTAAGTAAAGTCATAGAAAACAAAGGTACTGATATGACACTCAATACGGACAATCTCAGACATGGAGTGTATTTACTCAAAATTAGATCAACATCTGGAGTGTCATCCTATAAAATCATTAAAAAATGA